In a single window of the Terriglobia bacterium genome:
- a CDS encoding glycosyltransferase produces the protein MASKALLYVEVFGIPSDPASKATMARILYVAYPLLQVHDESAGGAEQILWTLEREMARDGAQTTVAASSGSRLSGELFSTGEPCAKIDDYERRRDEHEDRVIELIHRRAREGKAFDLVHDHSGSFWKRAAEVDAPVLATLHLPHSFYPAGSFVDVPANVSFNCVSDTQARTFANLDALAGVVPNGIALDCFEAESDVARNDDRQGLLWLGRICEEKAPHLALEIAAQVEVPITIAGQVYPFSYHQQYFEREVAPRLQRVPNARFISAPRAELKRRLLRESQALLITSLAEETSSLVAMEAAASGTPVIAFRKGAHAQVVRDGVTGLLVEDVAQAELALQKISAIDSKTCVHHAQKNFSAVKMAERYSSLYQRLADPEKIVRFAEETA, from the coding sequence TTGGCCAGCAAAGCCTTACTTTATGTGGAGGTGTTTGGCATTCCCTCTGATCCTGCATCTAAAGCAACGATGGCCCGGATTCTTTACGTCGCGTATCCCCTGCTCCAGGTCCATGACGAGTCAGCGGGCGGCGCGGAACAGATCTTATGGACGCTGGAGCGCGAAATGGCTCGCGACGGCGCGCAGACCACTGTGGCCGCCTCCTCCGGATCGCGCCTGAGCGGCGAACTATTTTCTACCGGCGAGCCATGCGCGAAGATCGACGATTACGAGCGACGGCGCGACGAGCATGAAGACCGCGTCATTGAGTTGATTCACCGACGCGCGCGCGAGGGCAAGGCGTTCGATCTTGTCCATGACCATTCCGGAAGTTTCTGGAAGCGGGCCGCTGAGGTCGATGCGCCCGTGCTGGCCACGCTGCACCTGCCGCACAGTTTCTATCCGGCAGGAAGTTTCGTTGATGTTCCAGCCAATGTGAGCTTCAACTGTGTGTCCGATACGCAGGCGCGTACCTTCGCCAACCTCGATGCGCTGGCCGGTGTAGTTCCCAATGGTATCGCTTTGGACTGTTTTGAGGCCGAGAGCGATGTTGCGAGGAATGACGACCGCCAAGGGCTGCTCTGGCTGGGGCGTATCTGTGAAGAAAAAGCGCCGCATCTGGCCTTGGAGATCGCAGCGCAAGTGGAAGTCCCCATCACGATCGCCGGACAGGTCTATCCATTTTCTTATCATCAGCAGTATTTTGAGCGGGAAGTGGCGCCGCGACTGCAACGCGTTCCGAATGCCAGATTCATCTCCGCGCCACGGGCAGAGCTGAAGCGGCGCTTGCTGCGAGAGTCGCAAGCGCTGTTGATCACCAGTCTGGCGGAAGAAACCAGCTCCCTGGTAGCGATGGAAGCGGCGGCGTCTGGAACGCCAGTGATCGCCTTCCGCAAAGGCGCGCATGCTCAGGTCGTGAGAGACGGCGTAACGGGTTTGCTGGTGGAAGACGTGGCCCAGGCTGAGTTGGCTCTGCAGAAGATTTCCGCAATCGACTCAAAGACCTGCGTGCACCACGCTCAGAAAAACTTTAGTGCGGTAAAGATGGCTGAGAGATATTCCTCGCTCTATCAGCGGCTTGCCGATCCTGAGAAGATCGTCCGATTTGCTGAAGAGACGGCCTAG
- a CDS encoding dienelactone hydrolase family protein has product MGTKIKLKAADGHELDAYIAESSGPVRGTIVLIQEIFGVNSHIRSVADDYASHGFHVVAPALFDRVECNLELGYNPTDMTQGMKAARQIGMDKALLDVAASINHARAEWSKLKVGVLGYCFGGSLAWLTATRLDPAAAVCYYGGQIAANAAEMPRCPVMMHFGAKDPHIGPAEIEKIKAAHPELPIFLYEAGHGFNCDQRKDYEPESAKLARQRTLEFFNRHL; this is encoded by the coding sequence ATGGGCACAAAAATAAAGCTGAAGGCCGCCGATGGTCACGAGCTTGACGCATATATTGCCGAAAGCAGCGGTCCGGTGCGCGGCACGATTGTTCTGATCCAGGAAATCTTTGGCGTCAACAGCCACATACGCTCCGTTGCGGATGACTATGCGAGTCACGGCTTTCACGTTGTTGCTCCGGCATTGTTTGATCGCGTAGAGTGCAACCTTGAACTTGGCTACAACCCGACTGACATGACGCAAGGCATGAAAGCAGCCAGACAGATTGGCATGGACAAAGCTTTATTGGATGTTGCGGCTTCTATCAACCATGCAAGAGCGGAATGGAGCAAGCTGAAAGTTGGCGTGTTGGGCTATTGCTTCGGAGGCAGTCTGGCGTGGCTGACCGCCACTCGACTCGATCCCGCCGCGGCCGTGTGCTATTACGGCGGACAGATCGCGGCCAACGCCGCGGAGATGCCGCGTTGTCCCGTGATGATGCATTTCGGCGCTAAGGATCCTCATATTGGTCCTGCAGAAATCGAAAAGATCAAAGCAGCTCATCCTGAGTTGCCGATATTCTTATACGAAGCGGGCCATGGTTTCAATTGCGATCAGCGCAAGGATTACGAGCCAGAGTCCGCGAAGCTGGCGCGGCAGCGCACGCTGGAGTTCTTTAACCGTCATCTATGA
- a CDS encoding cation:dicarboxylase symporter family transporter, producing the protein MKSLQNRFLLAFLGFAGVASILWAISHYSGVLIHPYLLAGSRWAAIVALCGYAFFRRSLTPWIFAGMLVGAEIGYDLTFASEATRLHTAANLQVLSSIFLRLIKTIIAPLIFSTLVVGIAGHSNLKQVGRMGIKALLYFEIVTTLALFIGLGAIHLSKAGVGLTPPPNAATATVSGAPAQKWTDVVLHIFPENIAKSVADGQVLQVVVFSIIFGIALALIGEDKRRPMLAFCESLSETMFKFTNIVMLFAPIGVAGAMAYTVGTMGFGVMANLAKLLVTLYAALIVFLVCVLLPVALITRLPIKRFIKAVAEPVTIAFATASSESALPRAMECMEAFGVPRQIVAFVLPTGYSFNLDGSTLYLSLASIFVAQAAGIYLTFGQQLVMVFTLMLTSKGVAGVPRAVLVILLGTLDSFHLPAWPVLLILGIDQFMDMARTATNVLGNCLASAVVARWEGELGTETPSPTVMDAVAQ; encoded by the coding sequence ATGAAAAGCTTGCAGAACAGATTTCTACTCGCGTTTCTGGGGTTTGCCGGCGTCGCTTCCATTTTGTGGGCGATCTCGCATTACAGCGGCGTCTTAATCCATCCTTATCTGTTGGCGGGATCTCGCTGGGCAGCGATTGTTGCTCTTTGCGGCTATGCGTTTTTTCGCCGCTCGCTCACGCCATGGATTTTTGCCGGCATGCTGGTGGGCGCCGAAATTGGATATGACCTCACATTTGCCAGCGAAGCTACACGCTTGCACACCGCCGCCAATCTTCAGGTATTGAGCTCCATCTTTCTGCGCCTGATCAAAACCATCATTGCCCCACTGATTTTCAGTACGCTCGTTGTCGGCATTGCCGGGCACTCTAACCTGAAACAGGTTGGGCGCATGGGCATCAAGGCGCTTTTGTATTTTGAGATTGTCACCACTCTGGCGCTGTTTATTGGGCTGGGAGCAATCCATCTCTCTAAGGCCGGCGTGGGCCTCACGCCTCCGCCAAATGCCGCCACCGCTACAGTTTCAGGCGCACCGGCGCAAAAATGGACTGACGTTGTCCTGCACATTTTTCCGGAAAATATTGCCAAATCCGTGGCGGATGGCCAAGTGCTTCAAGTCGTGGTGTTCAGCATTATCTTCGGGATAGCGTTGGCGCTCATTGGCGAAGACAAGCGGCGGCCCATGCTGGCCTTCTGTGAAAGCCTTTCCGAAACGATGTTCAAGTTCACCAACATCGTGATGCTGTTTGCGCCCATCGGCGTGGCTGGCGCCATGGCATACACCGTAGGAACCATGGGTTTTGGCGTGATGGCCAATCTGGCTAAACTTCTGGTGACGCTCTACGCGGCGCTGATCGTATTTCTTGTCTGTGTGCTGCTGCCGGTAGCGTTGATTACGCGGTTGCCGATCAAGCGTTTTATCAAAGCAGTGGCTGAACCGGTGACTATTGCTTTTGCCACAGCCAGCTCGGAGTCGGCCCTGCCCAGAGCCATGGAATGTATGGAAGCCTTTGGCGTGCCGCGCCAGATTGTGGCTTTCGTTCTGCCAACCGGTTATAGCTTCAACCTGGACGGAAGCACGCTCTATCTCTCGCTGGCATCCATCTTTGTTGCACAGGCCGCAGGCATATACCTGACCTTCGGCCAGCAGTTGGTCATGGTCTTTACGCTGATGCTCACCAGCAAAGGCGTGGCCGGAGTGCCGCGCGCCGTCTTGGTGATCCTGCTCGGCACGCTTGATTCCTTCCATCTGCCAGCCTGGCCCGTTCTGCTGATTTTGGGCATAGATCAGTTCATGGATATGGCGCGGACGGCCACCAACGTTCTGGGCAACTGCCTGGCTAGCGCCGTGGTTGCCCGATGGGAAGGAGAGCTGGGGACCGAGACTCCATCGCCTACCGTAATGGATGCTGTGGCGCAATGA
- a CDS encoding NRDE family protein, protein MCTLTFIPKPNGYLLGMNRDERLTREVARAPEATAVANMSAVYPRESGGGTWIGSNAAGITFALLNQNPGPQAKAKERSRGEIIPALLESSRFPAAMRHFQHQDLRGMLPFMLVGIFPTEQIISQCQWDGDELKFLRIGWDVRHWFSSGVSDDMARKIRGGTCYEAWRRRDAGSAEWLRGLHASHSPVRGSFSICVHRPDAATVSYTEIAFTGGDLSMRYHAGHPCQALGRFDAEVNLPTTSPIAAAS, encoded by the coding sequence ATGTGCACGCTGACCTTTATCCCGAAGCCCAACGGATATCTGCTCGGCATGAACCGTGACGAGCGGCTGACCCGCGAAGTTGCGCGTGCGCCTGAGGCAACCGCCGTTGCCAACATGTCCGCTGTTTATCCCCGTGAAAGCGGCGGAGGCACATGGATCGGCTCCAACGCCGCCGGCATAACATTTGCTCTGCTCAATCAGAATCCCGGTCCGCAAGCGAAAGCCAAGGAGCGCAGCCGCGGGGAGATTATTCCCGCTCTTCTGGAGTCGTCGCGATTCCCCGCAGCCATGCGGCACTTTCAGCATCAGGACCTGCGCGGCATGTTGCCTTTTATGCTGGTCGGTATCTTTCCCACGGAGCAGATCATCAGCCAGTGCCAGTGGGATGGGGACGAATTAAAGTTCCTGCGTATCGGCTGGGACGTTCGCCACTGGTTTTCCTCCGGCGTTTCTGACGACATGGCGCGCAAAATCCGCGGCGGCACGTGTTATGAAGCCTGGCGTCGCCGTGACGCGGGCTCTGCGGAATGGCTGCGTGGACTCCATGCGTCGCACTCGCCGGTGCGTGGCTCGTTCAGCATCTGCGTCCATCGTCCTGATGCGGCAACAGTCAGCTATACAGAGATTGCCTTTACCGGCGGCGATCTCTCCATGCGCTATCATGCCGGGCATCCATGCCAGGCGCTGGGACGCTTTGACGCTGAAGTTAACCTCCCGACAACATCACCGATCGCGGCTGCCAGTTAA
- a CDS encoding chloride channel protein produces the protein MSISPTEITSESETNNLLKRWLVFASQREEQVFLALTLVIGALVGLAVVAFIVLTEHMGMRLYPVGSDPWRRVLIPVAGSLAMGYLLARYFPNARGSGVPQTKAALFAREGYISLRTVIGKFGCTAATLASGIPLGREGPSVQVGAGIASVLGRRLGLRQEKVKALIPVGAAAAIAAAFNTPMAAVLFSLEEVMGDLNAPILGSVVLASATSWAILRMLLGNNPLFHVPQYELVHPGEFAIYAVLGVAGGLLSAAFTKLLLGMRTRFLLLPMKTRWWHPVTGGLLVGLMGWFVPQALGVGYSYVGDALNNHMALKLMALLVVLKLFGVTVSYASGNAGGIFGPALFLGAMLGGTIGSIAHHFFPASTALPGAYALVGMGALFAGIVRAPMTSVLMIFEMTHDYAVIVPLMIANLASLFISSRLQKQPIYEALAHQDGIHLPDSKSRATLGQRKVFQAMRNATESLAAQSNVQQAIELIANSQFRAWPLMDEGNIVGVLSRTKLTNAVDEGKSAETLLSLLDTIEFPHVHTDQALHVALERMSNAHIDILPVVNRADVHKLEGVVTLRDVLDSYGVDSIGSA, from the coding sequence GTGAGTATTTCTCCCACCGAAATAACTTCCGAATCGGAGACGAACAACCTTCTAAAGCGCTGGCTTGTGTTTGCGTCCCAGCGCGAAGAGCAGGTTTTCCTTGCCCTGACGCTGGTCATTGGCGCGCTCGTCGGACTTGCAGTGGTCGCGTTCATCGTCCTGACGGAGCACATGGGGATGCGGCTATATCCGGTAGGCAGCGATCCGTGGAGGCGTGTCTTGATTCCCGTGGCAGGATCGCTCGCGATGGGTTATCTGCTGGCGCGTTATTTCCCGAATGCCCGAGGCAGCGGCGTGCCCCAGACGAAAGCAGCATTGTTTGCGCGCGAAGGATATATCTCACTCCGCACCGTGATAGGGAAGTTTGGTTGCACCGCGGCAACGCTGGCCAGCGGAATTCCTCTGGGGCGTGAAGGCCCATCGGTGCAGGTGGGCGCGGGGATAGCTTCTGTGCTGGGACGGCGGCTGGGATTGCGTCAGGAAAAGGTAAAAGCGCTCATACCGGTGGGCGCGGCCGCTGCTATTGCCGCCGCATTCAACACGCCCATGGCCGCCGTTCTGTTTTCCCTTGAGGAGGTGATGGGAGACCTGAATGCGCCGATCCTGGGATCGGTGGTGCTGGCCTCAGCAACTTCCTGGGCGATATTGCGCATGTTGCTGGGTAACAATCCACTGTTCCACGTCCCGCAGTATGAGTTGGTCCATCCCGGAGAGTTTGCGATTTATGCGGTGCTGGGCGTGGCGGGAGGACTGTTATCGGCGGCCTTTACCAAGCTTTTGTTGGGAATGCGCACGCGCTTTTTACTGTTGCCCATGAAGACGCGATGGTGGCATCCGGTAACCGGTGGTCTGCTGGTTGGATTGATGGGCTGGTTTGTGCCGCAGGCGTTGGGAGTTGGCTATAGCTACGTTGGCGATGCACTGAACAACCATATGGCCTTGAAGCTGATGGCGCTCCTTGTAGTGCTGAAGCTTTTTGGGGTGACCGTGAGTTACGCTTCAGGCAACGCCGGCGGAATTTTTGGTCCGGCGCTGTTCCTTGGTGCGATGCTTGGCGGGACCATTGGCAGCATAGCCCATCATTTTTTTCCTGCTTCCACCGCACTGCCGGGAGCTTATGCGCTGGTTGGCATGGGAGCGCTGTTCGCGGGGATTGTTCGCGCGCCCATGACCTCCGTGCTGATGATCTTTGAAATGACGCACGACTACGCGGTCATTGTGCCATTGATGATCGCCAACCTGGCGAGCCTTTTTATTTCGTCGCGACTGCAGAAGCAGCCGATTTATGAAGCACTGGCACACCAGGATGGCATTCATCTGCCGGACTCAAAGTCGCGGGCAACACTCGGGCAGCGCAAGGTCTTTCAGGCAATGCGGAATGCCACAGAAAGCCTGGCAGCACAATCGAACGTGCAACAGGCGATTGAACTGATTGCCAACAGCCAGTTCCGCGCGTGGCCGCTTATGGACGAAGGAAACATTGTCGGGGTCTTAAGCAGAACAAAGCTAACGAATGCGGTTGATGAAGGTAAGTCAGCAGAAACACTCTTGAGCCTGCTGGATACAATTGAGTTTCCCCACGTGCATACAGACCAGGCACTCCATGTCGCACTGGAGCGGATGAGCAATGCCCATATCGATATTTTGCCGGTGGTCAACCGCGCCGATGTTCATAAGCTTGAGGGCGTGGTCACATTGCGCGACGTGCTTGATTCGTACGGCGTGGATTCCATTGGCTCCGCATAA
- a CDS encoding ribonuclease J, translating to MPSHKLHLVPLGGLGEFGMNCMAVRYGDDIIVIDAGLMFPESELLGVDIVVPDITYLLQNRDKVRGIVLTHGHEDHIGALPWVLTELRVPVFGTEFTLALVENKLEEHGLLEDSDLREIRAGSRFSLGPFTINPIQVTHSLVDCVALAVHTPLGVVIHTGDFKVDPTPTDTRLFDLHTFAEYGKDGNVLALLQDSTNAERRGYTPSERAVRGKFDEIFARADRRLFISCFSSSIHRIKLAFEMAREYKRKVALVGRSMTEASEIAMDLGYIDVPEGLLIHPGQIKDYAPQQVCVMISGTQGEPMSALSRAAVDNHKHARIEKGDTVVLSSRIIPGNEKGIYRMIDHLFRREADVIYDDGSNPPVHVSGHASQEEQKLIMNLVKPKYFIPIHGEYRQMRIQADMARSMHGSVGQVMMLESGDVLEFDELGARKLEKVTVGRICIDSGSRTDVVEDLVIKDRRHLSEDGFVLPIIAINKLKGTVESIPEIVMRGFAAGSEDGFVREARRIVTATLDSSTAEEKADYGVIKEKIRADLKRFIVKTTARRPLIMPVILEI from the coding sequence ATGCCCTCTCATAAACTCCATCTTGTACCCCTTGGCGGCCTCGGCGAATTTGGAATGAACTGCATGGCCGTGCGCTACGGTGACGACATTATTGTTATCGATGCCGGTCTGATGTTCCCTGAATCCGAACTGCTCGGGGTGGACATCGTTGTTCCGGATATTACCTATCTCCTGCAAAACCGCGATAAAGTTCGCGGCATTGTGCTGACCCACGGGCATGAAGATCACATCGGCGCTCTGCCCTGGGTGCTCACGGAGCTGAGAGTCCCGGTCTTTGGCACGGAATTCACGTTGGCCTTGGTGGAAAACAAGCTGGAAGAGCACGGCCTGCTTGAGGATTCTGATCTGCGCGAGATCCGCGCCGGCTCACGTTTTAGCCTTGGGCCATTCACCATTAATCCTATACAGGTCACGCATAGCCTTGTGGACTGCGTCGCCCTGGCTGTTCATACGCCGCTTGGCGTTGTGATCCACACCGGCGATTTCAAGGTTGATCCCACGCCCACCGACACGCGCTTATTTGATCTGCATACATTCGCGGAATATGGCAAAGACGGCAACGTGCTGGCGCTGCTGCAGGATTCCACCAATGCAGAGCGTCGCGGCTATACGCCCAGTGAGCGCGCGGTGCGGGGCAAGTTTGATGAAATTTTTGCACGCGCTGATCGCCGGCTGTTTATCTCCTGCTTCTCATCGTCCATTCACCGGATCAAGCTGGCATTTGAAATGGCGCGAGAATATAAGCGCAAGGTTGCGTTGGTGGGCCGCTCCATGACAGAAGCATCAGAGATCGCCATGGACCTGGGCTACATTGATGTTCCTGAAGGACTGCTGATTCATCCGGGGCAAATAAAGGATTACGCGCCGCAGCAGGTCTGCGTGATGATCAGCGGAACACAGGGCGAGCCCATGTCCGCGCTCTCGCGCGCGGCGGTGGATAATCACAAGCATGCGCGGATTGAGAAGGGCGATACCGTGGTGCTTTCGTCCCGCATTATTCCCGGCAATGAAAAAGGCATTTATAGGATGATTGACCATCTCTTCCGCCGCGAAGCCGACGTGATTTACGACGATGGCTCCAACCCGCCGGTCCATGTAAGCGGACACGCCAGCCAGGAAGAACAAAAGCTGATTATGAACCTGGTAAAGCCAAAATATTTTATTCCCATCCACGGCGAATACCGGCAGATGCGGATTCAGGCTGACATGGCGCGGTCAATGCATGGCTCCGTGGGCCAGGTGATGATGCTTGAAAGCGGCGACGTACTTGAGTTCGACGAGCTGGGCGCGCGCAAGCTGGAGAAAGTCACCGTGGGCCGCATCTGCATTGATTCCGGATCGCGCACGGACGTGGTGGAAGACCTGGTCATCAAAGACCGCCGCCACCTGAGCGAAGACGGATTTGTGCTGCCGATCATCGCCATCAATAAACTGAAGGGCACAGTGGAGTCTATTCCCGAGATCGTGATGCGCGGATTTGCTGCCGGATCTGAAGATGGCTTTGTCCGCGAGGCTCGGCGCATCGTCACTGCAACGCTGGACAGCTCAACGGCGGAAGAAAAGGCCGATTACGGCGTGATCAAGGAAAAAATCCGTGCTGACCTGAAGCGGTTTATCGTGAAGACGACAGCGCGCCGGCCGCTGATTATGCCGGTAATTCTGGAGATATAG
- a CDS encoding 2,3,4,5-tetrahydropyridine-2,6-dicarboxylate N-succinyltransferase: protein MDVLRAEIERLYSKGTLPPEVAVHARHAFREFHEALTRGEVRAAEKVNGQWRVNSWVKQGILLGFRLGDLEESGSGVLSFVDKDTFPARRFGLSDRVRVVPGGSSIRSGAYIAPGVICMPPMYVNVGAYVDEATLIDSHALVGSCAQIGKRVHLSAAAQIGGVLEPVGASPVIIEDDVLVGGNCGVYEGTQVLKGAVLGAGVILTRATPVYDIVRGEVCRSSADSPLVIPENAVVVPGSRAITKGKAREWGLSLYTPVIVKYRDDKTQGSIELEDLLR from the coding sequence ATGGACGTCTTACGCGCAGAGATCGAGCGGTTATATTCCAAGGGCACCCTGCCCCCCGAAGTGGCAGTGCATGCGCGGCATGCTTTCCGGGAATTTCATGAAGCGCTCACCCGTGGCGAAGTCCGTGCAGCCGAGAAGGTTAACGGCCAATGGCGGGTCAACTCCTGGGTGAAACAGGGAATCCTGCTGGGCTTCCGCCTGGGCGACCTGGAAGAATCCGGCAGCGGCGTGCTTAGCTTCGTTGATAAAGACACTTTTCCAGCACGTCGCTTCGGACTGTCAGATCGTGTGCGCGTGGTGCCCGGCGGATCGTCAATCCGCAGCGGCGCTTATATCGCTCCCGGCGTGATCTGCATGCCGCCGATGTACGTTAACGTGGGCGCGTATGTGGACGAAGCCACGCTAATCGATTCGCATGCTCTGGTCGGCTCCTGCGCGCAAATTGGCAAGCGCGTGCACCTGAGCGCGGCGGCGCAAATTGGCGGCGTGCTTGAGCCGGTGGGCGCTTCTCCCGTGATTATTGAGGATGACGTTCTGGTCGGCGGAAATTGCGGCGTCTATGAAGGCACGCAGGTTCTGAAGGGCGCGGTGCTGGGCGCAGGCGTAATCCTTACCCGCGCCACGCCGGTATATGACATCGTGCGCGGCGAAGTCTGTCGCTCATCGGCCGATTCGCCGCTGGTAATACCTGAGAACGCCGTCGTCGTGCCGGGGTCGCGCGCCATCACCAAAGGAAAAGCTCGGGAGTGGGGGCTTTCACTCTATACTCCGGTGATCGTGAAATACCGCGACGATAAGACCCAGGGATCGATTGAGTTGGAGGACCTGCTACGGTGA
- a CDS encoding alpha/beta hydrolase — MARFTRRQRVFIFLFVLLASVVLTGSVLLHPVGAHLRAMSLLLRFSDAHAQGLPARFADHPFKEEDGYALTPHGPVRFRTYTPQDVQDPGGVVLLHGVHHLGIDDPRMWNLARALAGAGVLVMTPELQDLADYRVTARTIDVIGDSAMALSKRMRRKVGVLGLSFAGGLALLAADRKEFSDNIGFVVAIGAHDDMIRVARFFATNVITGPDGAEARLQAHEYGALILAYSHLEDFFAAKDIPVAREALRQWLWEQPEAMKTAAALSPEGKHELDLLLHHRDQLREPLLREITLHKDEMEAVSPHAHLAQLHTPVFLLHGAGDMVIPASETLWLAKDVPSAELRASLVSSALVHVDMGNKVTWQQQWQLVDFMAQVLDATEKLSALHI; from the coding sequence GTGGCAAGATTCACACGCAGACAAAGAGTTTTTATTTTCCTGTTTGTGCTGTTGGCTTCGGTCGTTCTGACCGGGTCGGTCCTGCTGCATCCTGTGGGCGCTCACTTGCGGGCCATGTCACTGCTGCTGCGGTTTTCTGATGCTCATGCGCAGGGATTGCCGGCCCGCTTCGCCGATCACCCTTTCAAAGAAGAAGATGGCTATGCTCTGACCCCACATGGTCCCGTCCGTTTCAGGACCTACACACCGCAGGATGTTCAGGATCCTGGCGGCGTGGTGCTGCTGCACGGCGTTCACCATCTGGGAATCGATGATCCACGGATGTGGAACCTGGCGCGGGCGCTGGCTGGCGCAGGAGTGCTGGTCATGACTCCGGAGCTGCAGGACCTGGCGGATTACCGCGTAACGGCCAGGACCATTGATGTGATTGGGGATTCGGCGATGGCGTTGAGCAAACGCATGCGACGCAAAGTGGGCGTTCTGGGGCTAAGCTTTGCCGGTGGACTTGCCTTGCTGGCGGCGGACCGCAAAGAGTTCAGTGACAATATCGGCTTTGTGGTGGCCATCGGCGCTCACGATGACATGATCCGCGTGGCACGATTTTTTGCCACCAATGTAATTACCGGCCCCGATGGCGCGGAAGCTCGGCTTCAGGCACATGAATATGGCGCTTTGATTCTGGCGTATTCGCACCTGGAAGATTTTTTTGCAGCCAAAGATATCCCCGTCGCACGCGAAGCGTTGCGGCAATGGTTGTGGGAACAACCGGAAGCCATGAAGACAGCGGCTGCATTGAGTCCTGAAGGAAAGCATGAGCTTGACCTGCTTCTTCACCATCGCGACCAGTTGCGTGAGCCGCTGTTGAGAGAGATCACGCTGCATAAAGATGAGATGGAGGCGGTTTCGCCGCACGCGCATCTGGCGCAGCTACACACGCCAGTGTTTTTGCTGCATGGCGCGGGAGATATGGTTATTCCAGCGTCGGAAACGCTGTGGTTGGCGAAAGACGTGCCCTCGGCTGAACTCAGGGCGTCATTGGTCAGTTCCGCGCTCGTCCACGTGGATATGGGAAATAAAGTAACGTGGCAGCAACAATGGCAGCTGGTGGACTTTATGGCGCAGGTGCTGGACGCAACCGAGAAACTCTCGGCTTTGCATATATAG